The stretch of DNA CGCTGCCGGTTGACAAATCCAAAACGGCTCAGCTTATCAAGAACAGGCAGGCTTAAATTCGTAGCTACAGATTCTTGGATGAATATTCCTTGCTTGCGCCTTTCTTCGGGAACTGAGACAATTCCTGCGTGCACGGCATCAGCAGGCTGCCTCAGCCGCAGGCTTCGTCCACCTACCTTAACATCTCCGGCTTCCAGAGGGTCCGCACCGCTAAGCAGTCTCGCAAGCTCTGTCTTACCGGCACCGACAAGCCCAACAACCGACAGAATCTCCCCTCGTCTGAGTGAGAGGTCTACTCCTTTGACCCTTACTCCCCGCGCAGCATTACGTACCTCCAATATGTTCTCGCCAATTTCAGCGGGAATCTTAGGGAACTCTTCTTCAAACGTCTTTCCCAGCATATGCGCAATAATACCCTTTGCCTTAATCTCACGTGCACTGCCTTCATGAACCATCTTCCCATCTCTCATAATGGTCACGATATCTGCGTGCTCTATCACCTCTGACAACCGATGAGTAATGAGAATACAAGCCACACCGCTATTCTTTAGGTCATGCATAATTTTGAACAAAATTTCTGTCTCCGTTACACTAAGTGGAGCTGTTGGCTCGTCAAATATGATGACCTTGGCCTCCTGAGACATAATTCTTGCAAGCAGCGTCATCTGCTTCTCTGCAATGCTAAGTTCTGCCACCTTGCGACGAACAGAAATCCCGGAGTGCAGCCTCTCTAGAAGAGCCTTAGCCCGCTGTTCAAGCTCCTTGGGGCGTGTAAACCAGCCGCTCTTCGTCTTGCTTAAGTCATCAAGCATGATATTCTCGGCTACGGAC from Paenibacillus sp. CAA11 encodes:
- a CDS encoding sugar ABC transporter ATP-binding protein is translated as MTEAAFQLETTSISKSFAGNPALQDVNITIRGGEIHALLGANGAGKSTLMKILSGAYQADQGAIRINGSEVSIASPADAKGLGIHCVYQEVDAALVPQLSVAENIMLDDLSKTKSGWFTRPKELEQRAKALLERLHSGISVRRKVAELSIAEKQMTLLARIMSQEAKVIIFDEPTAPLSVTETEILFKIMHDLKNSGVACILITHRLSEVIEHADIVTIMRDGKMVHEGSAREIKAKGIIAHMLGKTFEEEFPKIPAEIGENILEVRNAARGVRVKGVDLSLRRGEILSVVGLVGAGKTELARLLSGADPLEAGDVKVGGRSLRLRQPADAVHAGIVSVPEERRKQGIFIQESVATNLSLPVLDKLSRFGFVNRQREKQTGGQIADRLGIKLASLNQLVQYLSGGNQQKVAIGKWLQADADIFIFDEPTKGVDVGAKSDIFRIIGQLAAAGKGILYLTSELDEGIGIGDRIAVMYDGQIVKTFERGQASQEKLLLYASGGQEEL